One genomic window of Wolbachia endosymbiont (group B) of Eucosma cana includes the following:
- a CDS encoding ankyrin repeat domain-containing protein has product MNEREQRELDELLMNSSKGENIQQITELIEAGANINAVTTVQKETPLHIAVTYGHKEVAELL; this is encoded by the coding sequence ATGAATGAAAGGGAACAAAGAGAATTGGATGAACTATTAATGAATTCTTCTAAAGGAGAGAATATACAGCAGATTACGGAGTTGATAGAAGCTGGAGCAAATATTAATGCAGTAACAACTGTGCAAAAGGAGACTCCTTTACATATTGCAGTTACGTATGGTCATAAGGAAGTAGCAGAGTTGCTATAA